The window CCTCGCCGAGGCCCTGCAGCTGCAGGCCAGGGGCGCTCTGTATACTGCTCACGCCCAGGCGTGGGCCCAGCTCTGGGCAGGCTGTGGCCTGGATGTGGTGGGGCCCCTGTCGCTGCGCCAGGCCCTGCGTGGTGCCCTCTACTACCTTCTCAGTGCCCTGCCCGAGCCCGGGATCCCAGGCTACGTCTGCCACGGACTCAGCCCCGGGGGCCTCTCCAACGGGAGCCGTGAGGAATGCTACTGGGGCCACGTGTTCTGGGACCAggtgagcatcatcccaacacacaCCTGCCGCAGGGTGGGTGGCGCACAGGCACAGAGGGTCCTGTGGCTAAGGCACAAGCAGGCTGCTGCCTCTGCCCCGCCTGGGATGGGAACTGTGGTTGGGGAAGCACAGGGGGGCCATCGCagaaaggaaggcttcctggaggagggggcatCTCAGCCAAAGGATGTGGGAGTTTGATGAATATGTGATTCAGGCAAGGGGACCAGAAGGCACAAAGTCCCAGAGCTGGAAGGGTGCATGGCATCTAGCCAGGGCTGGGAGCTGTGCCCCCGCCCCCGAGGCAGGAAGGGCAGTTAGAGAGGGAGATGCAGGAGCCATAGAGACTTTTTAAATTGGGGTTGACACAGACAGATGTGTGTTCTGGAAAGACCCTCGTAGCCGCTGAGGGAGCatggagggaggagggtgaggactCGGGCAGGAGTGGGAGCCAGGAGAAGTGGGGACTTGGTGACCAGCGGGCATGGAGGGTCCAGGGAAGCCGGTGCTGTGGGCGTGGAGGGGCTGAGTCAGGCAGGCTGCCCACACCCAGACCCTGACCTGTGCCCCAGGCCGACCCAGATGCCCACTGGGGAGGTGAAGCCCTGGGCAGGGGTCCAGAGGGTCTGAGCTGGAGATGAGGATGTGTGGTGGGCAGGCGGGGAGAGCCCAGGACAGACCCAGGTGGGCAGCAAGGAGCTGTGCTGTCTCTGAGGCCCCTccagggcagagagagggggagggggagggggcgagcACTCCGGGACAAGGGACCCCTCTGCTGTGCTCTCAGGATCTCTGGATGTTCCCCAACATCCTCCTGTTCCAGCCAGAGGCCGCCAGGGCTCTCCTGCAGTACCGCGTCCAGACGCTGGGCGGGGCCCTGGACAACGCCCGTAACCTAGGCTAccaggtgaggggggggggggggggctgagtaaACCcctagcaggggtcgtcaaactttttataaagaccgcccacttttgcagtgctggtagacctggtccctaccgcccactagtgggcgttccagctttcatggtggaccaatcgcggcgctgtttggttgcacggtagggaccaggttgaccagcactgcaaaagtgggcggggtttttttgtttgtttgtttttcgtatttttctgaagctggaaacggggagagacagtcagactcccgcatgcgcccgagggatccacccggcacgcccaccaggggcgatgctctgccgcgaccagagccactctagcgcctgaggcagaggccgaggagccatccccagcgcctgggccatctctgctccaatggagccttggctgcaggaggggaagagagagacagagaagaagggggggggggggggggtggagaagcaaatgggcgcttctcctatgtgccctggccggaaatcgaacccgggtctcccgcacaccaggccgacgctctaccgctgagccaaccgtccagggccaaaagtgggcggtttttataaaaagtttgacgacccctgcgaCAGGGTCCCTCAGAAGGGCTTGATATTGCCAGACGCTTCtctggaagggggggggggggtcttggaTTCTTACAGGGGCTCAGCAGCATGCCCCAGCCTGTGCAGGTGGAAACGGCCTGGATAGGACCCACCTGGGGGCCCCTCACTGCCCTGCATCGGGGTGGCCCACAGTGAAACCAGCAGAGGCCACCTGGTCATACTGGGCACATGCAGTGAGCACTCGGGCAGTTGGTGCCCCCATCTCTACCCTCTGTGGCTTAAGGATGAGAGCATTAGGAAATGCATGGGCCGCGCCCCCCccttgcctccccccccccccccactgagaaCAGAATCAGGTCTGCATTCCCCCCCAACCTTCAGGGAGCCAAGTTTGCCTGGGAGAGCGCTGGTTCTGGCCTGGAGGTCTGCCCTGAGGACGTTTACGGGACCCAGGAAGTCCACGTCAACGGGGCCGTGGTGCTGGCCTTTCAGCTCTATTACCACAGCACCCAGGTGAGGTGTCACTGTGCCCACCAAGAGTGACTGCTGCCAGTGTGGCCACCTCCCCCCACCGGGCTGGGACTTCCTGCCTGGAGCCAAGCCTTTCCCTCTGTGTGCTCGGAAGAGTGGCCATTGGCAGGAAGTGCAGCGGCCACTGGGAACTAGAGCCGTGGGTGCCGTGGCCTCTGTCCAGCCCTGTCCTCCCGCAGGACCTGCAGCTCTTCCGAGAGGCTGGTGGCTGGGACGTGGTCCGCGCCGTGGCTGAGTTTTGGTGCAGCCGGGTAGAGTGGAGCCCTGCGGAGGAGAAGTACCACCTGAAGGGTGAGGGCACGGTGGATGGTCATGGGACAGGGGCAGTAGGTAGCCATGGGGGGTTGGGCAGCGGTCATGAAGGGGGCGTGGATGGTCATGGGGCAGGGGCAGTAGGTAGCCATGGGGGGTTGGGCAGCGGTCATGAAGGGGGCGTGGATGGTCATGGGACAGGGGCAGTAGGTAGCCATGGGGGGTTGGGCAGCGGTCATGAAGGGGCCGTGGATGGTCATGGGACAGGGGCAGTAGGTAGCCATGGGGGGTTGGGCAGCGGTCATGAAGGGAGCATGGTGGATGGTCATGGGACAGGGGCAGTAGGTAGCCATGGGGGGTTGGGCAGCGGTCATGAAGGGGCCGTGGATGGTCATGGGACAGGGGCAGTAGGTAGCCATGGGGGGTTGGGCAGCGGTCATGAAGGGGCCGTGGATGGTCATGGGACAGGGCAGTAGGTAGCCATGGGGGTTGGGCAGTGGTCATGAAGGGGGCGTGGAGGGTCATGGGACAGGGCAGTAGGTAGCCATGGGGGTTGGGCAGTGGTCATGAAGGGGGCGTGGAGGGTCATGGGACAGGGGCAGTAGGTAGCCATGGGGGGTTGGGCAGCGGTCATGAAGGGGGCGTGGATGGTCACAGGCAGAAGGGTAGATTGTCATGGGGGAGGGTAAATGGTCACGAGCTGGGGGCAGATGGATACTCCTTGGCTCAGCATGTGACTTCCAGCCCCTGATGTTGCCAGCCCCACAGGGGCCAGTGGCATCAGGGAAGGTCTCTAAGACCCTGAACTAAGCACCGTCTTGCCTGTTGTGCCCAGGAGTCATGCCCCCCGATGAATATCACTCAGGGGTTAACAACTCCGTGTACACCAACGTCCTGGTCCAGAACAGGTCAGACCCAGCAGCCCACCCCAGCCCCGCCATTCGCCATTCCGGGAGCCAGCCGGGAGCCCCCGGGCTgcagcctccccctccctgcctctcctagCCTGCGCTTTGCGGCAGCCCTGGCCCGGGACCTGGGGCAGCCCGTCCCCAGCCGCTGGCTGGCGGTGGCTGAGAAGATCAAGGTGCCCTTCGACCTGAAGCGGGACTTCCACCCCGAGTTTGATGGGTATGAGCCTGGTGAGTGGACCAGAGCCCTTTCAGCACCCCTTCCCCACATCGAGTCcccgccctcctcccccctcccccatcaccagCCCCTGTGTCCCCAGGAGAGGAGGTGAAGCAGGCAGATGTCGTGCTTCTGGGGTACCCTGTCCCCTTCTCCCTGACCCCTCACGTTCGTAAGAACAACCTGGAGATTTATGAGGCTGTGACATCTCCCCAGGGCCCTGCCATGACTTGGGTAAGATGGGTGGTGGTCCTTACGGCAgctccagccctgcccccactGGCCTCAGtctgcctctgccctccccccatgCAGCGGACCTCACTTCTGCGTGCCCTCTGACCTTTGACCCCAGAGCATGTTTGCTGTGGGCTGGATGGAGCTGAAGGACCCCAGGCGGGCGTGGGACCTGCTGGAGAGGAGTTTCGCCAACATCACCGAGCCCTTCAAGGCCAGCGTGACCCCAGCCTCAGCCCACGCCCTGACCACACCTGCCTCCTGATGGGCCccccggggggtgggggcagcaggggTCACAGCAGGGTCACAGCCCTGGCAGTTCCCACTTGACCTTCCGGGAGTAGGGACAGTGCCCCCAGGACTGCCTGTGTCCGGGGGACCCCGGACTGACCGCCTTACCCCTGCAGGTGTGGACGGAGAATGCCGATGGGTCTGGTGCCGTGAACTTCCTGACAGGCATGGGGGGCTTCCTGCAGGCGGCGCTCTTTGGGTTCACGGGGTTCAGGTGAGTGCGGTGACCGACGGAAGGGGGTCACCcgcccctgcctgcctgcccgcctCACAGAACCGCCCCCCTCTCCCAGGATCACCAGGGCGGGTGTGACCTTCGACCCCATGTGTCCGGCGGGGGTCTCCGGGGTGTGCGTCTCTGGCCTCTCCTACCAGGGGAACAAGCttgacttctctttctctgaggGTTCGGTGACGCTTGTGGTCAGGACTCGGGCCGGGCCCTGGGCCTCCCCGCTGGAGGTGGAGCTGTGGCCATCTCAAGACCGGCTTCCCCTGTGTCCAGGTAGGCGACCGCCCCCAGACCCAGCCAGGGGCCCGGAGCCCGTGAGCCCCCGAGGTGACCCCCCTCTCCTTGCAGGACACAAGGTCTCCTTCCCCTGCTCCGCTGGCCGCATACAGAGGTCACTCTCGTCGGAAGCAGAGGCAGCAAGTTCTTCAAAATGAGAGAAATGTTTGAAGACACTGGAACCACAGCACCCCTTCTGGGATACCCTCGgaccctccagccccacagggtcCCTCGCCTGGTGCTCCCATgggcccctccagccccacataTCCCTCGCCTGGGACACCCTCGGGtcctccagccccacagggtcCCTCGCCTGGGACACCCTCGGGtcctccagccccacagggtcCCTCGCCTGGGACACCCTCGGGtcctccagccccacagggtcCCTCGCCTGGGACACCCTCGGGtcctccagccccacagggtcCCTCGCCTGGGACACCATCGGGtcctccagccccacagggtcCCTCGCCTGGGACACCCTCGGAtcctccagccccacagggtcCCTCGCCTGGGACACCCTTGGACCCTCCAGCGCCACAGGGTCCCTCGCCTGGGACACCCTCGGAtcctccagccccacagggtcCCTCGCCTGGGATACCCTCGgaccctccagccccacagggtcCCTCGCCTGGGACACCCTCGgaccctccagccccacagggtcCCTCGCCTGGGACACCCTCGAtcctccagccccacagggtcCCTCGCCTGGGACACCCTCGGAtcctccagccccacagggtcCCTCGCCTGGGACACCCTCGGAtcctccagccccacagggtcCCTCGCCTGGGACACCCTCGGAtcctccagccccacagggtcCCTCGCCTGGGACACCATCGGGtcctccagccccacagggtcCCTCGCCTGGTGCTCCCATGGGCCCTCCAGCCCCACAGATCCCTCGCCTGGGACACCCTTGgaccctccagccccacagggtcCCTCGCCTGGGACACCCTCGGAtcctccagccccacagggtcCCTCGCCTGGGACACCCTCGGAtcctccagccccacagggtcCCTCGCCTGGGACACCCTCGGATCCTCCAGCCCCACAGATCCCTCGCCTGGGACACCCTCGGGtcctccagccccacagggtcCCTCGCCTGGGACACCCTCGgaccctccagccccacagggtcCCTCGCCTGGGACACCCTCGGACCCTCCAGCCCCACAGATCCCTCGCCTGGGACACCCTCGgaccctccagccccacagggtcCCTCGCCTGGGACACCCTCGGGTCCTCCAGCCCCACAGATCCCTCGCCTGGGACACCCTCGGAtcctccagccccacagggtcCCTCGCCTGGGACACCCTCGgaccctccagccccacagggtcCCTCGCCTGGGACACCCTCGgaccctccagccccacagggtcCCTCGCCTGGGACACCCTCGGAtcctccagccccacagggtcCCTCGCCTGGGACACCCTCGGGtcctccagccccacagggtcCCTCGCCTGGGACACCCTCGGGtcctccagccccacagggtcCCTCGCCTGGGACACCCTCGgaccctccagccccacagggtcCCTCGCCTGGGACACCCTCGGGtcctccagccccacagggtcCCTCGCCTGGGACACCCTCGGGtcctccagccccacagggtcACTCGCCTGGGACACCCTCGggtcctccagccccacagcaTCCCTTCTGGGACACCCTCGGAtcctccagccccacagggtcCCTCGCCTGGGATACCCTCGGATCCTCCAGCCCCACAGATCCCTCGCCTGGGACACCCTCGGAtcctccagccccacagggtcCCTCGC is drawn from Saccopteryx leptura isolate mSacLep1 chromosome 1, mSacLep1_pri_phased_curated, whole genome shotgun sequence and contains these coding sequences:
- the PGGHG gene encoding protein-glucosylgalactosylhydroxylysine glucosidase isoform X1; amino-acid sequence: MADAGEDPTVFTAHALPSDPRLWATVTNAYLGTRVYHDTLHVSGVYNGALGDTHRAILPSPLNVQLEASAGTGEPMTTAFVLDTNTGSFLHTLEGPSFRASQRIYAHRTLPHVLAFRVSITRLATASRPVTVRLRSAFRPESPDLDLHWGPDFRGARYLYGLTLTPERPGGLQQEVHMLWTPVPPALTLGEGEEDRTWEFLTVVGSSQAEAQACLAEALQLQARGALYTAHAQAWAQLWAGCGLDVVGPLSLRQALRGALYYLLSALPEPGIPGYVCHGLSPGGLSNGSREECYWGHVFWDQDLWMFPNILLFQPEAARALLQYRVQTLGGALDNARNLGYQGAKFAWESAGSGLEVCPEDVYGTQEVHVNGAVVLAFQLYYHSTQDLQLFREAGGWDVVRAVAEFWCSRVEWSPAEEKYHLKGVMPPDEYHSGVNNSVYTNVLVQNSLRFAAALARDLGQPVPSRWLAVAEKIKVPFDLKRDFHPEFDGYEPGEEVKQADVVLLGYPVPFSLTPHVRKNNLEIYEAVTSPQGPAMTWSMFAVGWMELKDPRRAWDLLERSFANITEPFKVWTENADGSGAVNFLTGMGGFLQAALFGFTGFRITRAGVTFDPMCPAGVSGVCVSGLSYQGNKLDFSFSEGSVTLVVRTRAGPWASPLEVELWPSQDRLPLCPGHKVSFPCSAGRIQRSLSSEAEAASSSK
- the PGGHG gene encoding protein-glucosylgalactosylhydroxylysine glucosidase isoform X2 — protein: MADAGEDPTVFTAHALPSDPRLWATVTNAYLGTRVYHDTLHVSGVYNGALGDTHRAILPSPLNVQLEASAGTGEPMTTAFVLDTNTGSFLHTLEGPSFRASQRIYAHRTLPHVLAFRVSITRLATASRPVTVRLRSAFRPESPDLDLHWGPDFRGARYLYGLTLTPERPGGLQQEVHMLWTPVPPALTLGEGEEDRTWEFLTVVGSSQAEAQACLAEALQLQARGALYTAHAQAWAQLWAGCGLDVVGPLSLRQALRGALYYLLSALPEPGIPGYVCHGLSPGGLSNGSREECYWGHVFWDQPEAARALLQYRVQTLGGALDNARNLGYQGAKFAWESAGSGLEVCPEDVYGTQEVHVNGAVVLAFQLYYHSTQDLQLFREAGGWDVVRAVAEFWCSRVEWSPAEEKYHLKGVMPPDEYHSGVNNSVYTNVLVQNSLRFAAALARDLGQPVPSRWLAVAEKIKVPFDLKRDFHPEFDGYEPGEEVKQADVVLLGYPVPFSLTPHVRKNNLEIYEAVTSPQGPAMTWSMFAVGWMELKDPRRAWDLLERSFANITEPFKVWTENADGSGAVNFLTGMGGFLQAALFGFTGFRITRAGVTFDPMCPAGVSGVCVSGLSYQGNKLDFSFSEGSVTLVVRTRAGPWASPLEVELWPSQDRLPLCPGHKVSFPCSAGRIQRSLSSEAEAASSSK